Proteins from a genomic interval of Chloroflexota bacterium:
- a CDS encoding replication-relaxation family protein: MLARRDRTAAPRLQGQWSGESLKPNAPFSWRNVEGRRSRLLARHLAHTTAVHRFLARMAEQARTAGWRFRQMDPPHRATRHFRHGNELRSIHPDAFGVLRAVGKRQAFFLEWERRAVRPGTMAARLAPYLRYYAEKRPVDDHGVVPLVLIVFDDALAEARFHAVARREMRAWRVKLPLWVTHTEALEQYGPLGAVWRNPDHLEPTFALAPQEA, translated from the coding sequence GTGCTGGCCCGGCGGGACCGCACGGCGGCGCCACGGCTGCAGGGCCAGTGGAGCGGGGAGTCGCTGAAGCCGAATGCGCCCTTCAGCTGGCGGAACGTCGAGGGGCGGCGCAGCCGGCTCCTGGCCCGCCACCTGGCCCACACCACCGCCGTGCACCGCTTCCTAGCCCGCATGGCGGAGCAGGCCCGCACCGCAGGTTGGCGGTTCCGGCAGATGGACCCGCCCCACCGGGCGACCCGGCACTTCCGCCACGGGAACGAACTGCGCTCCATCCACCCCGACGCTTTCGGCGTCCTTCGCGCCGTCGGGAAGCGGCAGGCCTTCTTCCTGGAGTGGGAGCGGCGGGCTGTGCGGCCGGGGACCATGGCGGCGCGCCTCGCCCCCTACCTCCGCTACTACGCTGAGAAGCGGCCCGTCGACGACCACGGCGTCGTCCCCCTGGTCCTCATCGTCTTCGACGATGCCCTGGCCGAGGCCCGCTTTCACGCAGTGGCCCGCCGGGAGATGCGCGCGTGGCGGGTGAAGCTCCCCCTCTGGGTGACGCACACCGAGGCCCTAGAGCAGTATGGGCCGCTGGGTGCCGTGTGGCGCAACCCCGATCACTTGGAGCCAACTTTCGCCCTTGCGCCGCAGGAAGCCTAG